CCGGTAGACCTCGCTCCCCACGGGACTCTGGGCGAAGAGCGGGTTCAGGGATATCGTTGCCAGGCACACCCAGCGCCCTTGCATCACGTCAGACCTCCGCTCTATCCGGCGCTTGCCGGGCGTTCTGTTCCAGGATGACACCCTGGAGGGCTTCCGGGTCGAGGTGTCCCAGGGAGACCAGATGGCTCCCCAGGCGGCCGTCCCGTTCCGGTTGGTAGCTGGCGATTGCCGTATCGAGCTGTTTCCGGGTGATATAGCCGCGCTGGATGAGGAGGTCGCCCAGGAGGCGGCGGCCCGCACTCCGCGGGTGCATCCTGCCGGTGGCCAGGTAGGCCATGGCCTGGGCCCGTTCGCTCTCGGTGATGATGAAGAAGCGCGGGGGGCGGGTGAAGAGGGTGTGCAGGGCCTCCGCGGTCGCCTCTGAGGGGGGAGTGGTGACCCCGATGAGCTCTTCCTCCAACTCACCGGATCCGAGCGGTACCAGGCTGTGTCGGAGGGCCATGGCCAGGGGGAGCCGGTCCCGGTGGCGGGTGAGGGTCTCCGGGGTCACAGTGCTCCGGGAGAGGCGGCTCTGCTCGGCGATGGCGTCGGCGAGGGTCTCCTCGTCGATCCAGGCGCGCTCCAGGAGGATGGAACCCAGGGGTAGGCCCTTGTCTGCCTGCTCTGTCAAGGCCACATCCAGCTGGTCCTTATCCAGGTGGTTCCAGGCGAGCAGAATCTCTCCGAGTTTCCGTCGGAGGGGCAGCAGCTCGGCATGGGTGGGGAAGCTGTGCACAGTCTTGTCCCAGCTCAGTCTGCGCCCGGTGATCAGGTGGCCGATGAAGAGACGCCAGGCACGGCATGCTGAGGCAAAGTTCAGGATGTTGCCGACGATGATCCTGGGGATCGACAGGATCCCCTGGATGACTCCAAAGAGCTTGGATACGAAGATGAAGCGCTGCAGGATCCGATTGGCCATGAAGAGGGCGTTGATATACATGACTGTGACGACCCAGCTCCCGGGGTGGAGGAGGGGGGGGAAGCGGGTGACAAGGCCCAGGCGCCCGGCGATATAGACGCCTCCCAGGGAGAGGAAGAGCACGTAGCCGAAGATCGTGACCAGGCTGGTGAAGAGCCCTTTGCGATCCCGGAACAGCAGGTAGCGGGCCGCCAGTCCCCCAGGCCAGCCCAGGATCTGCCAGCCCTGCAGCCCGATGCCCAGGATCCAGCGCGCCCGCTGGCGGTAGGCTGCCCTGAACTGGTGGGGGAAATACTCCCGGACACCCACCAAGCTGCTTCGCACCACCTCCCGGGTGCCGCCGAGGAGCCTGCGGACTCTCACCGGGTAGGCCACAGGCACCTTCACAAAGACCTGGCTCATACCCAACTCCTTGAGACGGAAGCTGAAGTCGTAGTCCTCGGTCAGGGTGTCGGTGTTGAAGGGCTGGTTGTCCGTCCCCTGGCAGAGGGCCTCGATGGCCCGGCGGCTGTAGCAGGCACCCACGCCGGCACAGGGCACCAGACCGGTGAGGC
The sequence above is drawn from the uncultured Holophaga sp. genome and encodes:
- a CDS encoding glycosyl transferase family protein yields the protein MWLTLLAWLAAFTNLAILVSSCDDFFVDAYFWVRELYRSLTIRRTHPPLRLEQLQEKPETALALMVPAWREFSVIGEMVETATTVLDYDKYDIFIGTYPNDPETCAEVDRLARRFRRVHRVQVPHDGPTSKADCLNWVIQAIFQFEEQRGERFAGIILHDSEDVIHPLELKLFNYLVDRKDLVQLPVLSLEREWSEWVAGTYQDDFAEWHGKDLVVRESLTGLVPCAGVGACYSRRAIEALCQGTDNQPFNTDTLTEDYDFSFRLKELGMSQVFVKVPVAYPVRVRRLLGGTREVVRSSLVGVREYFPHQFRAAYRQRARWILGIGLQGWQILGWPGGLAARYLLFRDRKGLFTSLVTIFGYVLFLSLGGVYIAGRLGLVTRFPPLLHPGSWVVTVMYINALFMANRILQRFIFVSKLFGVIQGILSIPRIIVGNILNFASACRAWRLFIGHLITGRRLSWDKTVHSFPTHAELLPLRRKLGEILLAWNHLDKDQLDVALTEQADKGLPLGSILLERAWIDEETLADAIAEQSRLSRSTVTPETLTRHRDRLPLAMALRHSLVPLGSGELEEELIGVTTPPSEATAEALHTLFTRPPRFFIITESERAQAMAYLATGRMHPRSAGRRLLGDLLIQRGYITRKQLDTAIASYQPERDGRLGSHLVSLGHLDPEALQGVILEQNARQAPDRAEV